The Stieleria maiorica genome includes the window ATCGGAAAAACGATATGCCCCGCTCGGATCCCGAGCGGGGTTTTTTTATGCCTCGCGTGCGGCCCTGAGTCAGCCGCGGATTGCTCGTGCATTTTGACGGTGATCCGGTATAATCGATTCTCCCACCACCCGCCGTGCCGGCCCCCGCCTTTGATTGCTCCGCCCCCATCGCGGACAGTGACGACGCCATGACTTGTATTCTGCTGCGACTGAACTCCGCCGCATGGCTTGCCATTTTCGTTTTGGCCACACTGACACGTCCAAGCCAAGCAGCCGATTCCGTTGAATCAACACCATCGGGCGTACGTTCGTTTCGGCAATCGCGCGCGATCGGTCTCCAACGGTCGAAGCTTCGCAGCCAGAATCCGGTTCGCATTGCCTCCGATGTCAAGCCGAATCGAGACGAATTCGCCCAAACGATCGGGCCGATCCTGAGGGAAGCATGTTCCGATTGCCACGGCGCCGACACCCAAGAAGGGAATGTTCGGATCGACACGCTCGACCCCGACCTGCTGCACGGCAAGGACAGGGAGTGGTGGCTCGAAGTCCAAGCGGTGGTTAGCAACAACGAGATGCCGCCTCCGGGCGAAGCTGAACTGTCCGACGCGGATCGGACCAAGATCGTTCAGTGGCTGTCCAACGAAATTCAAGTCGCATCGATCGTGCGACGGGCCTCGGGGGAACACCATTCGTTTCGACGGATGACGCGTTACGAGTTCAATTACGCGCTACAAGATTTGCTCGGGCTGCCCTATGACTTTGCCAAGGACCTGCCCCCGGAAGCGCATTCGGAAGAAGGATTCCAAAACAGTTCCGATCTGTTGCACATGTCGGTCTCTCAATTTGAAGCATATCGACGGTTGGCCCGCCGGGCGTTGCTGCGAGCGACCGTTCGCGGCGAGCAGCCCCAGGTGCTGCACTGGGGCGTGACCATGAAGGATGCCGGACGCATCGATTGGGCGAAGCAGCAGAAACAAATAGATCAGGCCAAGGAAGAGAACGCGGACGATCCGGAAGCTCAACAACAAACGCTGCAAAAACTGGAGGAAAGTTTTCGCCAACGGCACAACGTTCCGTACTTCAAAGACCTATCCGGTGGACAAACCGTTCGCGCCAGTTGGCAGTACCGCAAGGCGACCTACGCGCACAAGCCGACGACGTCACCGCCGCAGATCCCCGAGTCGCTGGATCACGTCGCCATCCTTCCGCGTGGGCAAAACAACCGCTTCAGAATCGAATTGGGCAACCGGTTGCCCGACGAAGGCACGCTGCGTGTCCGCGTCCGTGCGGCGTGTGAAAATGCAGACGAGGCCAGCCCGCCGAGTCTGAAGTTGTTGTTCGGCTGGCAGGCGAGCAACGAAGGCCGCGCGCTGCTGACGGTCGGACGGGCGGACACACCGATCACGGCGCCGTCCGACACCCCGGAGTTTTATCAGTGGGACGTGCCGCTCGGTGAAATCTATCCGCGCAACTCGGTGCGAAAGACATCCCCGCTGGGGGCGATGCCGAACCCGTCGGAATACATCGCCTTTGTCAACAACTCGGTTTCGCAAGGACCGATCCGGATCGACTATGTCGAAGTGACGGCTCCCGTCTACGATCAATGGCCTCCAGAATCGCACACGCGGATCTTTTTTGACAGCACCAACCGCGATCACGAACCCGATTACGCACGCGAGGTGTTGACCGCGTTCATCGAACGTGCCTGGGGGCGTGCTGTCGCCCAAACCGAGATCGATCGCAAGCTCGAATTGTTCGCGACGATGCGGCCACAGTGCGACAGCTTTGAAGAAGCGATGGTCGAAGTGCTGGCAACGGTTTTGGCGTCGCCGCGCTTCCTGTACATCGTCGAAGACGGAAATGCCGACACCGATGGACGCGTCCCCCTGACCGGCACCGAACTGGCGACACGGTTGTCGATGTTCCTGTGGTGCAGCATCCCCGACGACCGGCTGCGCCGGCTCGCCGCCGACGACGCGCTGCTCCAGCCGGAGGTGTTGCAACGCGAGATCACGAGGATGTTGGCCGACGACCGCGCGAAGCGACTGTCCGAGCACTTTGTGCACCAATGGCTGGACCTGCAGTTGCTCGATTTCCTGAACGTTCCGCGTTCGTTGGAACCACTGAAGGAATCGATGCAGCGGGAACCGATCGAGTTGTTTCATGAAATGGTTCGAAACGACGCGAGCGTGTTGGACTTTCTGCACGCCGACTACACGATGGCCGATGAGCGACTGGCCGTTCACTATGGGCTGAGCAGCGTCAAAGGAAACCACTTCCGCCGCGTCCCCTTGGATCCTACCGGCCGCCGCGGTGGTTTGCTGACGCAAGCGGGTTTGCTGGCGATGAATTCCGCGGGTGATGATTCGCATCCGCTCAAGCGTGGCGTTTGGCTGTTGGAGTGTCTGCTGAACGATCCACCGCCACCACCTCCGCCCGCCGTTCCGGAAATCGATCTGGCCGATCCGGAGATCGCCAAGATGACGCTGAAGGAACAAATCGAAGACCATCGCAATCACGCGGCGTGCATGTCGTGCCATGCGAAGATCGACCCCTGGGGCATCGCATTCGAGAATTACGATGCGCTGGGACGGTGGCGGGACCAGGTCGGTGGCAAACCGGTGGATGCAACCAGCAAGCTGTTCAATGCGCAACCGCTAGACGGCATGCAGGGATTGAAACGATTCCTTTTGGAGCAGCGTCAGGATCAGTTCGTGCGTTCCTTGGTTCATAAGCTGACCACCTACGGTCTCGGGCGGTCGCTGACGTTCGCAGATCGCTCCGACGTGGATGAAATCGCCGCCGACCTGCGTCGCCAGGGAGACGGATTGGCGACGATGATTCGGATGATCGCCACCAGTGAATTGTTTCGGACCAAATAGAGTTTTGTCAGTGTTTGATTTCCTCGCGGCACGTCGTCTGCCAGGCCCACTCAGGAGAGAACCGCCATGTCGATGAACTTAAACTCGCTTGACCGCCGTCGATTCGTTCGCGGCGCGGGGTTGGCATTGGCGTTGCCCCTGTTCGAGACCTTTCGAGCCTCGGCGGCTCGCGGAACCGAAATCGCCTCGCCGCCGAAACGCCTCGGGTGTTTCTACTTTCCCGACGGCGTGCCGATGCCGCTGCCCGAGGACCCTGCCTACGGCGACTGGTCCTGGTTTCCCCACGGGGCCGGATCCGACTTTCAGTTCACCAAGTGCATGACGCCCCTGCAACCACTGCGTCAGGAACTCACCGTCCTGTCCGGGTTCTCGCACCCCGCCGGCCGCATCGTCCACGGTCACAACAACGCCGATCAATTCCTGACCGGCGCCCCGACCGGCGGCGGCGACATGGAATACCACAACACCATCTCGTTGGATCAACAATACGCGAACCACGTCGGGCACGAAACGCGATTCGCTTCGTTGGTGATGTCGACCGATGGTGGAACCGGGACCGCGCGGGGCGCCCACACGATTTCCTTCGACCACAACGGCAAACCGATTCCCGCCGAACACCGTCCCAAACGCGTCTTCGACATGTTGTTCGTCAAAAGCAACGAAGACGCGGCCAAACGTCTGGCGCTCAGCCAAAGCGCGCTCGATGACTTGCTTGCCGATGCCCGGCGATTGCGAAAGTCGCTCTCGACACACGACCAAAAAACGCTGGACGAGTACCTGGAATCGGTTCGCGAAGCGGAGCGTCGTGTCGAAAAAGCCAAGCAGTGGCTGAATGCTCCGCTGCCCCAGGTCGACGCCGACCATTTGAACCTGGAACTGACGACAGAAGAGCCGCGTCAATATCTGCAGACGATGTTCGAGCTGATCTATCTGGCATTCAAAACGGATTCGACCCGCGTGGCAACCTACCAGATCGGTCGAGAGAACGGTGTCGGCCGCAGTGATCACCTGGCCCGGGCGATCGGGTTCAATCTTTCGCACCAGTTGTCACATGAAACAAAGAAGCCAGACGGCTGGAAAAACTTCGGGCTGTATTGCCAATTCTTGAACGAAGAATACGCCCGATTCCTGACCAAGTTGAAGCAAACACCCGAACCGGCGGGCGAAGGCACGATGCTGGACAACACGCTGTTGCTGTTCGGTTCGGCCTCCAGTGCATTTCACCTGTCACGCAACTACCCGTTGATTTTGGCCGGCGGGGGGAACATGGGCCTGCAACACGGCCGCTACATCAACAAAGCCGGAGCGAATCCACAGGGTGGCGCTTGGGATGGCGGCACCGAGCCCTGGCAGAAGAAAGCCACCAACGACGATCTTCCGCTTTCCAACCTGTTCGTCTCGATGCTGCATCACTTGGGAGTCCGAACGGAATCGTTTAGTGACAGCACAGGTAGAATCGACTTGAGTTGACGGCTGGTGCATGGAAAAGCATCGCGCGACGGCCCGGAAAGGCGATCGGACTGCCTACCTCGTTCCAAGGCTCGGCCTTGGAACGCACTGCAGGTGTGGCTCCCGCCGCACTAGCGACTCAGATCGACCGCCACGATTTCTTTGTCGTTGCGGACGAACGCGGTCTTGCCGGCGTAGGCGGGATGGCTCCACACGACGGGACGTCCGAACGCTTCGTTGGTCGGCTCGACGACATGCATCCGACCTTTTTCATCGTATCCCTTGGCGGTCAGCTCGGCGATGATCAAGTCGCCCGTTTCGCTCAGCACCAGGTAACGATCCGTTTGTCCCAATCGGGTCAGGAACGCGGTCCCGTGGCGACCGAAGCGTTTTTCACCGGGAATGGTCGCATCAAAGGTCTCCCAAAGCCGCTCGCCATTGCTGGCATCGACCGCGATCAAGTTGCCTTTGACACAGTCGGTTCCATAGACCACGCCGTCGACGAACATCGGAGGCGCGTTGCTGCTGTGGACCGCGTTCTTCGGTCCGCCCCGCCAGAATTCTTCGCCGCTGGGCGAGTCGGTTCCCAGCCGGATCATCACGGCTTCGGCATGGATCCCGCTGGCATACATCAAATCGCCGTCAACCATCGGCACCGCGATCGACATCTCGTAGGCGGGCGTGATCGGGACATTCCACAACGATTTTCCGCTGGCCGGATCCAAACCTTCGACCGCCTCGGGGTGGAACACGATCAACTGCCGCATTCCGCCCGCTTCGATGATCCGCGGGGCACAGTAACCTGCTTTGGCGTCGAGTGACTTCCAACGCACCTCTCCGGTCGCTTTGTCGAACGCAACCACGCCTTGACCATCACCGCCGACCATCGTGTACAGCAGATCGCCATCGACCAGCGGATGCGCCGAGAAACCCCAGATCGGCACTTCGGCGCCGAAGTCTTGGGGCAGATTCCGAGTCCAGACGAGCGAGCCATCGGTCACCGACAGGCACGTCAGGTCGCCTTCGGCCCCGAGCAAATAGACCTTGTCTTGATCGATCGTCGGGGTCGCCCGCGGACCGGCGGGGTAGCTGATTTCATAGGGACGATCATAAGAATATTCCCAAATCTTCACGCCGGTTTTGGCATCCAGTACCAACAGTCGCTCTTTGCCGGTCAGCTTGGCGCGACTGCCGGGATCGTTCACCACGTCGCCGCCACTGCGTTGGTAATCAAACACGAAAACTTTGCCATCGGCGACCGCGGGGCCCGCGTACCCACCGGCGATCGGGGTTCGCCATTTAATGGGCAATCCCGACGCGGGGATCTCATCAACGACGCCGGTTTCACGGTACACGCCGTCTCGGTTTGCACCGAGCCAGCCCGACCAGTCGTCCGCAATCACACTGCCCGGACCGATCAAGATCGCCCCGGAAACGAAAAGGCTGGCGAAGAAAAGAACGTGTTTTGCCATGAATTTGTTACCTGAGTGTGGAAGTCACGGGAGGTTTCCGCCCGTCCATGAACCAATTATCGCGATATACCCCGCGACCGAGGAATTCTTACGCTAGCAGTTTTTTCCACCTGTGACACAGGGACACTCCGCGGGTGGCTTGCAGAGCAATGTTGATTCGGCAGACAAACGTTGTGATTAGCCGTTAAAACGTAGCTACCTTCGCCAGAAGGTGGTCCCCGACGTTTTCCACGCTCTGGCGAGCGTAGCTACGTCGAAACTGGATGCGGTCAGCGGGTTTGGTCAGCCAGGTACTCCGCCAGCGTAGTGAGGTGTTCTACGGCGACGCTCATCTGCACCGTCGGCCCGGGAAGCTTGTTGA containing:
- a CDS encoding DUF1552 domain-containing protein yields the protein MSMNLNSLDRRRFVRGAGLALALPLFETFRASAARGTEIASPPKRLGCFYFPDGVPMPLPEDPAYGDWSWFPHGAGSDFQFTKCMTPLQPLRQELTVLSGFSHPAGRIVHGHNNADQFLTGAPTGGGDMEYHNTISLDQQYANHVGHETRFASLVMSTDGGTGTARGAHTISFDHNGKPIPAEHRPKRVFDMLFVKSNEDAAKRLALSQSALDDLLADARRLRKSLSTHDQKTLDEYLESVREAERRVEKAKQWLNAPLPQVDADHLNLELTTEEPRQYLQTMFELIYLAFKTDSTRVATYQIGRENGVGRSDHLARAIGFNLSHQLSHETKKPDGWKNFGLYCQFLNEEYARFLTKLKQTPEPAGEGTMLDNTLLLFGSASSAFHLSRNYPLILAGGGNMGLQHGRYINKAGANPQGGAWDGGTEPWQKKATNDDLPLSNLFVSMLHHLGVRTESFSDSTGRIDLS
- a CDS encoding DUF1592 domain-containing protein, with protein sequence MTCILLRLNSAAWLAIFVLATLTRPSQAADSVESTPSGVRSFRQSRAIGLQRSKLRSQNPVRIASDVKPNRDEFAQTIGPILREACSDCHGADTQEGNVRIDTLDPDLLHGKDREWWLEVQAVVSNNEMPPPGEAELSDADRTKIVQWLSNEIQVASIVRRASGEHHSFRRMTRYEFNYALQDLLGLPYDFAKDLPPEAHSEEGFQNSSDLLHMSVSQFEAYRRLARRALLRATVRGEQPQVLHWGVTMKDAGRIDWAKQQKQIDQAKEENADDPEAQQQTLQKLEESFRQRHNVPYFKDLSGGQTVRASWQYRKATYAHKPTTSPPQIPESLDHVAILPRGQNNRFRIELGNRLPDEGTLRVRVRAACENADEASPPSLKLLFGWQASNEGRALLTVGRADTPITAPSDTPEFYQWDVPLGEIYPRNSVRKTSPLGAMPNPSEYIAFVNNSVSQGPIRIDYVEVTAPVYDQWPPESHTRIFFDSTNRDHEPDYAREVLTAFIERAWGRAVAQTEIDRKLELFATMRPQCDSFEEAMVEVLATVLASPRFLYIVEDGNADTDGRVPLTGTELATRLSMFLWCSIPDDRLRRLAADDALLQPEVLQREITRMLADDRAKRLSEHFVHQWLDLQLLDFLNVPRSLEPLKESMQREPIELFHEMVRNDASVLDFLHADYTMADERLAVHYGLSSVKGNHFRRVPLDPTGRRGGLLTQAGLLAMNSAGDDSHPLKRGVWLLECLLNDPPPPPPPAVPEIDLADPEIAKMTLKEQIEDHRNHAACMSCHAKIDPWGIAFENYDALGRWRDQVGGKPVDATSKLFNAQPLDGMQGLKRFLLEQRQDQFVRSLVHKLTTYGLGRSLTFADRSDVDEIAADLRRQGDGLATMIRMIATSELFRTK
- a CDS encoding outer membrane protein assembly factor BamB family protein, yielding MAKHVLFFASLFVSGAILIGPGSVIADDWSGWLGANRDGVYRETGVVDEIPASGLPIKWRTPIAGGYAGPAVADGKVFVFDYQRSGGDVVNDPGSRAKLTGKERLLVLDAKTGVKIWEYSYDRPYEISYPAGPRATPTIDQDKVYLLGAEGDLTCLSVTDGSLVWTRNLPQDFGAEVPIWGFSAHPLVDGDLLYTMVGGDGQGVVAFDKATGEVRWKSLDAKAGYCAPRIIEAGGMRQLIVFHPEAVEGLDPASGKSLWNVPITPAYEMSIAVPMVDGDLMYASGIHAEAVMIRLGTDSPSGEEFWRGGPKNAVHSSNAPPMFVDGVVYGTDCVKGNLIAVDASNGERLWETFDATIPGEKRFGRHGTAFLTRLGQTDRYLVLSETGDLIIAELTAKGYDEKGRMHVVEPTNEAFGRPVVWSHPAYAGKTAFVRNDKEIVAVDLSR